A region of Nocardioides sp. JS614 DNA encodes the following proteins:
- a CDS encoding BBE domain-containing protein, whose amino-acid sequence MMPMIWAGDPVEGERQIGAKMDLLGDLVTVATGGVMPYVVLQSLFDEVFAHGRRHYAKAGFLVELPDEVLDTMIEAMHRLPHHASQIELMRLGGAVARVPEDATAFPHRKADWPFNLIGLWDEADQDPEVRQWVRDLYDRLEPFATGGTYVNYAGGEETGGARSAYGDGVGGRTWDRLVELKQKYDPENLFRFNANLALTTA is encoded by the coding sequence ATGATGCCGATGATCTGGGCAGGTGACCCTGTCGAGGGTGAGCGCCAGATCGGCGCCAAGATGGACCTGCTCGGCGATCTGGTGACGGTGGCCACGGGCGGAGTGATGCCGTACGTCGTGCTGCAGAGCCTCTTCGACGAGGTCTTCGCCCACGGTCGTCGGCACTACGCGAAGGCCGGCTTCCTGGTGGAGCTGCCGGACGAGGTCCTGGACACGATGATCGAGGCGATGCATCGGCTCCCCCACCACGCCTCGCAGATCGAACTGATGCGACTCGGTGGAGCGGTCGCACGCGTTCCCGAGGACGCGACCGCCTTCCCGCATCGCAAGGCCGACTGGCCGTTCAACCTGATCGGCCTGTGGGACGAGGCCGACCAGGACCCGGAGGTTCGGCAGTGGGTGCGCGATCTGTACGACCGCCTCGAACCGTTCGCGACCGGCGGCACCTACGTGAACTACGCGGGTGGCGAGGAGACCGGCGGTGCGAGGTCGGCCTACGGCGACGGCGTCGGCGGCCGCACCTGGGACCGCCTGGTCGAGCTGAAGCAGAAGTACGACCCCGAGAACCTGTTCCGCTTCAACGCTAATCTGGCCCTGACCACGGCGTGA
- a CDS encoding SRPBCC family protein, giving the protein MGGYDVVRTTDIAADPARVHALVDDFQEWTTWSPWEDLDPALERTYTGPDAGVGAHYAWRGNRKAGAGSMEITGSTPERIDIQLVFQKPFAAVNPVAFTFTPTQVGGAPGTHVEWRMRGEPKGLWGLVGRLLPMDKMVGKDFDKGLARLKGVAEQP; this is encoded by the coding sequence ATGGGTGGTTACGACGTCGTCCGCACGACCGACATCGCGGCGGACCCGGCCCGGGTGCACGCCCTGGTCGACGACTTCCAGGAGTGGACCACCTGGTCGCCGTGGGAGGACCTGGACCCCGCGCTGGAACGCACCTACACCGGGCCGGATGCCGGCGTCGGTGCCCACTACGCCTGGCGCGGCAACCGCAAGGCCGGCGCCGGTAGCATGGAGATCACCGGATCGACGCCCGAGCGGATCGACATCCAGCTGGTCTTCCAGAAGCCGTTCGCCGCCGTCAACCCGGTCGCGTTCACCTTCACCCCCACCCAGGTCGGTGGCGCGCCCGGCACCCACGTCGAGTGGCGGATGCGCGGGGAGCCGAAGGGCCTGTGGGGCCTGGTCGGCCGGCTGCTGCCGATGGACAAGATGGTCGGCAAGGACTTCGACAAGGGGCTGGCCCGGCTCAAGGGGGTCGCCGAGCAGCCTTGA
- a CDS encoding aspartate/glutamate racemase family protein, with protein MPKILEIVPVPVPEEALAGFHDMVPTRAIFPGFETTFVATRAGAANAIDSPYEQTLCDAFVLDAGCRAEEEGYDAVCVNSMSDSALSALRSRLTIPVVAPSQASMLAACLLGRTFSVITMWPNWHSLYRKVAAEQGLTGRLASIRDIGVRPDAEQLLAGKEDFVFDVLEGACRAAIDEDGADVLILGSTTMHQSHAYLSEHLEVPVLNPGVIAYKAAETLVLLGLSHSKVAYPSPETIQDDLLRSVPATFAR; from the coding sequence ATGCCCAAGATCTTGGAGATCGTCCCGGTTCCCGTACCCGAGGAGGCCTTGGCCGGCTTCCATGACATGGTCCCGACGCGGGCGATCTTCCCCGGCTTCGAGACCACGTTCGTCGCCACGCGCGCTGGCGCCGCCAACGCGATCGACAGCCCGTACGAGCAGACCCTGTGTGATGCCTTCGTCCTGGACGCCGGGTGCCGGGCAGAGGAGGAGGGGTACGACGCCGTCTGTGTGAACTCGATGAGCGACTCCGCGCTCTCCGCGCTCAGGTCTCGTCTGACCATCCCCGTGGTGGCGCCGAGCCAGGCGTCGATGCTGGCGGCGTGCCTCCTCGGCAGGACGTTCTCGGTGATCACCATGTGGCCGAACTGGCATTCGCTGTACCGCAAGGTCGCAGCCGAGCAGGGGCTGACCGGTCGCCTCGCGTCGATCCGAGACATCGGGGTCCGTCCCGACGCGGAGCAGTTGCTCGCGGGAAAAGAGGACTTCGTCTTCGATGTCCTGGAAGGAGCCTGCCGGGCCGCGATCGACGAGGACGGGGCCGATGTCCTCATCCTCGGTTCGACAACCATGCACCAGAGTCACGCGTACCTGAGTGAGCACCTCGAGGTGCCGGTGCTCAACCCGGGCGTCATCGCCTACAAGGCTGCCGAAACGCTGGTGCTCCTGGGCCTGTCGCACAGCAAGGTGGCGTACCCGTCCCCCGAGACGATCCAAGACGACCTCCTGCGCTCGGTCCCGGCGACGTTTGCACGGTGA
- a CDS encoding HAD family hydrolase yields MSWPRYDAVLFDLDGVVTPTAEVHMRAWSDMFNAFLSAYDGPGDAAPYTEVDYFAHVDGKPRYDGVRDFLSSRGIALPEGTPADPASADTVCGLGNRKNDAFNVVLERDGVAAYPGSLLLLDHLEQLRLPLGVVSSSANAPAVLEAAGIAGRFGTVMSGTVAHERGLPGKPAPDTFLAAAQDLGASADRTVVLEDAVSGVRAGAAGGFGLVIGVDRGAGPETLAAAGADVVVSDLAELVPGAGDLA; encoded by the coding sequence GTGAGCTGGCCAAGGTACGACGCGGTGCTGTTCGACCTGGACGGTGTGGTGACGCCCACCGCCGAGGTCCACATGCGCGCCTGGTCGGACATGTTCAACGCGTTCCTGTCCGCCTACGACGGGCCCGGGGACGCCGCGCCGTACACCGAGGTCGACTACTTCGCCCACGTCGACGGCAAGCCGCGGTACGACGGGGTCCGCGACTTCCTGTCCTCGCGCGGCATCGCGCTGCCCGAGGGGACGCCGGCCGACCCGGCGTCGGCCGACACCGTCTGCGGCCTCGGCAACCGCAAGAACGATGCGTTCAACGTCGTGCTCGAGCGCGACGGGGTCGCGGCGTACCCGGGCTCGCTCCTGCTGCTGGACCACCTCGAGCAGCTCCGCCTCCCCCTGGGGGTCGTGTCGTCGTCGGCGAACGCACCGGCGGTCCTGGAGGCGGCCGGCATCGCCGGCCGGTTCGGCACCGTGATGAGCGGCACGGTGGCCCACGAGCGCGGGCTGCCCGGCAAGCCGGCGCCGGACACCTTCCTCGCCGCCGCTCAGGACCTCGGCGCATCGGCCGATCGGACCGTGGTGCTGGAGGATGCGGTGTCGGGGGTGCGCGCGGGCGCCGCCGGGGGGTTCGGACTGGTGATCGGCGTCGACCGGGGCGCCGGTCCCGAGACGCTCGCCGCTGCGGGCGCCGACGTCGTCGTCTCCGACCTGGCCGAGCTGGTGCCGGGCGCGGGTGACCTCGCGTGA
- the ilvD gene encoding dihydroxy-acid dehydratase has translation MTEPTSRPDIKPRSRDVTDGLEKAAARGMLRAVGMGDEDFAKPQIGVGSSWNEITPCNLSLDRLAKAVKNGVHAAGGYPLEFGTISVSDGISMGHEGMHFSLVSREVIADSVETVMMAERLDGSVLLAGCDKSLPGMMMAAARLDLASVFLYAGSTMPGQVDGNDVTIIDAFEAVGACLAGKISRDEVDRIERAICPGEGACGGMYTANTMASIAEAIGMSLPGSAAPPAVDRRRDGFAHRSGEAVVNLLRQGITARQIMTRAAFENAITVAMALGGSTNAVLHLLAMAREADVDLTIDDFNRIGDKVPHLGDLKPFGKYVMNDVDKIGGIPVVMKALLDAGLMHGDALTVTGKTLAENLAELAPPELDDEVIRKLDRPIHKTGGLTILKGSLAPEGAVVKTAGFDDSVFTGTARVFDGERAAMDALEAGQIQPRDVVVIRYEGPKGGPGMREMLAITGAIKGAGLGKDVLLITDGRFSGGTTGLCVGHIAPEAVDGGPIAFVRDGDQITLDVANRLLEVEVVGPDAEAEWERRKVGWEPNPPKYTRGVLGKYAKIVQSAAHGAITG, from the coding sequence ATGACCGAGCCCACCTCCCGCCCCGACATCAAGCCCCGCTCCCGCGACGTCACCGACGGCCTGGAGAAGGCCGCCGCGCGCGGCATGCTGCGGGCGGTAGGCATGGGCGACGAGGACTTCGCGAAGCCGCAGATCGGCGTGGGCTCGAGCTGGAACGAGATCACCCCGTGCAACCTGTCCCTGGACCGGCTCGCCAAGGCCGTGAAGAACGGCGTGCACGCGGCCGGCGGCTACCCGCTGGAGTTCGGCACCATCTCGGTCTCCGACGGCATCTCCATGGGCCACGAGGGCATGCACTTCTCGCTGGTCTCCCGCGAGGTGATCGCCGACTCGGTCGAGACCGTGATGATGGCCGAGCGCCTGGACGGCTCGGTGCTGCTCGCCGGCTGCGACAAGTCGCTGCCGGGCATGATGATGGCCGCCGCCCGCCTCGACCTGGCCAGCGTGTTCCTCTACGCCGGCTCGACGATGCCCGGGCAGGTGGACGGCAACGACGTCACGATCATCGACGCGTTCGAGGCCGTCGGGGCGTGCCTGGCCGGCAAGATCAGCCGCGACGAGGTGGACCGGATCGAGCGGGCCATCTGTCCGGGCGAGGGCGCCTGCGGCGGCATGTACACCGCGAACACGATGGCCTCCATCGCCGAGGCGATCGGCATGTCGCTCCCCGGCTCGGCGGCCCCGCCGGCGGTCGATCGCCGACGCGACGGCTTCGCGCACCGCTCGGGGGAGGCCGTGGTCAACCTGTTGCGCCAGGGCATCACGGCCCGCCAGATCATGACTCGCGCGGCGTTCGAGAACGCGATCACGGTCGCGATGGCGCTCGGCGGCTCGACCAACGCCGTGCTCCACCTGCTCGCGATGGCTCGTGAGGCCGACGTCGACCTCACCATCGACGACTTCAACCGGATCGGTGACAAGGTGCCGCACCTCGGCGACCTCAAACCGTTCGGCAAGTACGTCATGAACGACGTCGACAAGATCGGCGGCATCCCCGTCGTGATGAAGGCACTGCTCGACGCCGGTCTGATGCACGGCGACGCGCTCACCGTCACCGGCAAGACCCTGGCCGAGAACCTCGCCGAGCTGGCCCCGCCGGAGCTCGATGACGAGGTGATCCGCAAGCTGGACCGGCCGATCCACAAGACCGGTGGGCTCACGATCCTCAAGGGCTCGCTCGCTCCCGAGGGCGCCGTGGTCAAGACGGCCGGCTTCGACGACTCCGTGTTCACCGGCACCGCCCGCGTCTTCGACGGCGAGCGGGCCGCGATGGACGCCCTCGAGGCCGGGCAGATCCAGCCCCGCGACGTCGTGGTGATCCGCTACGAGGGCCCGAAGGGTGGCCCCGGCATGCGCGAGATGCTCGCGATCACCGGCGCGATCAAGGGCGCCGGCCTCGGCAAGGACGTCTTGCTGATCACCGACGGCAGGTTCTCCGGTGGTACGACGGGCCTGTGCGTGGGCCACATCGCCCCCGAGGCCGTCGACGGCGGCCCGATCGCGTTCGTCCGCGACGGCGACCAGATCACCCTCGACGTCGCCAACCGGCTGCTCGAGGTGGAGGTCGTCGGTCCCGATGCCGAGGCCGAGTGGGAGCGCCGCAAGGTCGGCTGGGAGCCGAATCCGCCCAAGTACACCCGCGGGGTGCTCGGCAAGTACGCCAAGATCGTCCAGTCCGCCGCGCACGGCGCCATCACCGGCTGA
- a CDS encoding WD40/YVTN/BNR-like repeat-containing protein: protein MADRTLLMVGTRKGLWLGTSDEARTDWEFTGPHCNMEEVYSCLVDTRSDPPRLLAGASSSWLGPQVRRSDDLGATWQETAGGAIRFPEGTDATVERVWQLGPGVEDGVVYAGTEPGAVWRSGDRGETFELVRGLWDHPHRAEWGAGFGGQAFHTVLPHPTDPMSLTAAISTGGVYQTSDGGASWAPRNQGIRAEFLPEGQQFPEFGQCVHKIARHPSRPERLFLQNHGGVYRSDDHGGTWTYIADGLPSDFGFAIVVHPHDPDTVFVFPNGSGDGRYPPGGRARVWRSRDAGGTWEELGAGLPDGFYVAVMRDAMCADDHDRPGLYFGARNGAVWGSADEGETWRQVVCDLPDVMVVRAAAI from the coding sequence ATGGCTGATCGGACCCTGTTGATGGTCGGGACCCGCAAGGGCCTCTGGCTCGGCACCTCCGACGAAGCGCGCACGGACTGGGAGTTCACCGGTCCGCACTGCAACATGGAGGAGGTCTACTCCTGCCTGGTGGACACCCGCTCGGACCCGCCGCGGCTGCTCGCCGGCGCGTCCTCGAGCTGGCTGGGACCCCAGGTCCGACGCTCGGACGACCTGGGCGCGACCTGGCAGGAGACCGCCGGCGGTGCGATCCGCTTCCCCGAGGGCACCGACGCGACCGTCGAGCGGGTCTGGCAGCTCGGGCCCGGGGTCGAGGACGGCGTCGTGTACGCCGGCACCGAGCCCGGTGCCGTCTGGCGCTCGGGCGACCGCGGCGAGACGTTCGAGCTGGTGCGCGGACTGTGGGACCACCCCCACCGAGCGGAGTGGGGCGCCGGGTTCGGCGGCCAGGCCTTCCACACCGTGCTGCCGCACCCCACCGATCCGATGTCGCTCACCGCGGCGATCTCGACCGGCGGCGTCTACCAGACCAGTGATGGCGGCGCGTCCTGGGCGCCGCGCAACCAGGGCATCCGCGCCGAGTTCCTGCCCGAGGGCCAGCAGTTCCCCGAGTTCGGCCAGTGCGTCCACAAGATCGCCCGCCACCCCTCGCGCCCGGAGCGGCTGTTCCTGCAGAACCACGGCGGCGTCTACCGCTCCGACGACCACGGCGGCACCTGGACCTACATCGCCGACGGCCTGCCCTCGGACTTCGGGTTCGCGATCGTCGTGCACCCGCACGATCCCGACACCGTCTTCGTCTTCCCGAACGGCAGCGGCGACGGTCGCTATCCGCCCGGCGGCAGGGCCCGGGTGTGGCGCTCGCGCGATGCCGGGGGGACGTGGGAGGAGCTCGGCGCCGGCCTGCCGGACGGGTTCTACGTCGCGGTGATGCGCGACGCGATGTGCGCCGACGACCACGACCGCCCCGGGCTCTACTTCGGTGCCCGCAACGGCGCCGTCTGGGGCTCGGCCGACGAGGGCGAGACCTGGCGCCAGGTCGTCTGCGACCTGCCCGACGTGATGGTGGTCCGCGCCGCCGCGATCTGA
- the bioB gene encoding biotin synthase BioB encodes MQTSFDHLADRILAGGDATPADALAVLRADEKDLLHVVAAAGRLRRARFGNTVKVNYLVNLKSGLCPEDCHYCSQALGSRAPILKYNWLSSEEVLEQAGAGLRGGATRVCLVSSGRGPSDRDVDRVAAMAQELKGEQPGVEICACLGLLKDGQAERLRAAGVDAYNHNINTAESHHDTIVSTHSYSDRVDTIEKAAAAGLSPCSGLIAGLGETDEQLVEALFALKALGADSIPVNFLMPFDGTPSERTFELTPIRCVQILAMTRFVCPDTEIRIAGGREMHLRSLQALALHVANSIFLGDYLTSEGQDARADLEMLRDNGFAILGAEAKPAGTATAAHRAQTAHDIAGGTSVAGSAPDPAIRRRGAGTDVPANA; translated from the coding sequence ATGCAGACATCCTTCGATCACCTGGCGGACCGCATCCTTGCCGGAGGTGACGCGACGCCCGCCGACGCGTTGGCGGTGCTACGCGCCGACGAGAAGGACCTGCTCCACGTGGTTGCGGCAGCGGGTCGGCTGCGCCGCGCGCGCTTCGGCAACACGGTGAAGGTCAACTACCTGGTGAACCTGAAGTCCGGGCTCTGTCCGGAGGACTGCCATTACTGCAGCCAGGCGCTGGGATCCCGGGCGCCGATCCTCAAGTACAACTGGCTCTCGTCCGAGGAGGTCCTGGAGCAGGCCGGTGCCGGCCTGCGAGGCGGGGCGACGCGGGTGTGCCTGGTGTCCTCGGGCCGTGGCCCGTCGGACCGGGACGTGGACCGGGTCGCAGCGATGGCCCAGGAACTGAAGGGTGAGCAGCCCGGCGTCGAGATCTGCGCCTGTCTAGGGTTGCTGAAGGACGGGCAGGCCGAGCGGCTCCGGGCAGCCGGAGTGGACGCCTACAACCACAACATCAACACCGCCGAATCCCACCACGACACCATTGTCTCGACCCACTCCTACTCCGATCGAGTGGACACCATCGAGAAGGCGGCGGCCGCTGGGCTCTCGCCGTGCTCGGGATTGATCGCCGGACTCGGCGAGACCGACGAGCAGCTGGTCGAGGCGCTGTTCGCGCTCAAGGCTCTGGGCGCGGACTCGATCCCGGTGAACTTCCTGATGCCGTTCGACGGCACCCCCAGCGAGCGCACTTTCGAGCTCACGCCGATCCGGTGCGTGCAGATCCTGGCGATGACACGATTCGTGTGTCCCGATACCGAGATCCGCATCGCCGGCGGCCGCGAGATGCACCTGCGGTCGCTGCAGGCCCTCGCCCTGCATGTCGCGAACTCCATCTTCCTCGGCGACTACCTCACTTCCGAGGGCCAGGACGCGCGCGCCGACCTGGAGATGCTGCGCGACAACGGGTTCGCCATCCTCGGCGCGGAGGCCAAACCCGCCGGCACGGCCACTGCGGCCCACCGCGCCCAGACAGCCCACGACATTGCCGGCGGCACCTCCGTTGCGGGGTCCGCCCCGGATCCGGCGATCCGCCGCCGTGGCGCCGGAACCGACGTGCCGGCCAACGCGTGA
- a CDS encoding EamA family transporter — MTDPNSSRGLVSPVSPIWLVLIGILSVQFGAGVAKSLFDEVAPTTLVWLRLVTSAVVLLALARPVLRGRSRADWLVVLGFGASLGVMNWAIYQAFARIPLGVAVTLEFVGPLTLAVLGSRRARDLLWVLLAAIGVALLGLRDGDLTLAGVLFALLAGAMWASYILLSAQTGRRWPGFDGLALASVVATALLTPFAVGVGGSDLLDPRILALGAVVGLLSSVVPYSCELVALRSLRPSVFSVLMSLEPAAAALAGIVVLDELLSAEQWIALVCVVIASVGATRSAPTAAPAPD, encoded by the coding sequence GTGACCGACCCGAACTCATCGCGCGGGCTGGTCTCCCCCGTCTCACCGATCTGGCTGGTGCTGATCGGCATCCTGTCGGTGCAGTTCGGCGCCGGCGTCGCCAAGAGCCTGTTCGACGAGGTCGCGCCGACCACCCTCGTGTGGCTGCGGCTGGTCACCAGCGCGGTCGTGCTGCTCGCGCTCGCGCGGCCGGTGCTGCGCGGCCGGTCCCGGGCGGACTGGCTGGTGGTGCTCGGGTTCGGCGCCAGCCTCGGGGTGATGAACTGGGCGATCTACCAGGCGTTCGCGCGGATCCCGCTCGGGGTCGCGGTGACCCTCGAGTTCGTCGGCCCGCTCACCCTCGCCGTGCTCGGCTCCCGCCGCGCCCGCGACCTGCTGTGGGTGCTGCTCGCGGCCATCGGGGTCGCGCTGCTCGGCCTACGCGACGGCGACCTGACCCTGGCGGGCGTGCTGTTCGCGTTGCTCGCCGGCGCCATGTGGGCGTCGTACATCCTGTTGAGCGCGCAGACCGGGCGCCGATGGCCCGGCTTCGACGGGCTCGCCCTCGCCTCGGTGGTCGCGACCGCGCTGCTGACGCCCTTCGCCGTCGGGGTCGGCGGGTCGGACCTGCTGGACCCGCGGATCCTCGCGCTCGGCGCGGTCGTCGGCCTGCTCAGCTCGGTGGTCCCCTACAGCTGCGAGCTGGTCGCGCTCCGCTCGCTGCGGCCCTCGGTGTTCTCGGTGCTGATGAGCCTGGAGCCCGCCGCCGCGGCGCTCGCCGGCATCGTCGTCCTCGACGAGCTGCTCAGCGCCGAGCAGTGGATCGCCCTGGTGTGCGTGGTCATCGCCTCGGTCGGCGCCACCCGCTCCGCACCGACGGCGGCACCGGCACCGGACTGA
- a CDS encoding YegP family protein: MAGLFEVYEQDGEHHWVLRDWDGEVMARNGGYVSRIGALMEIERLRVTALTANVVEA; encoded by the coding sequence ATGGCAGGCCTGTTCGAGGTCTATGAGCAAGATGGCGAGCATCACTGGGTGCTGCGCGACTGGGACGGTGAGGTGATGGCGCGTAACGGCGGCTACGTCTCCCGGATCGGGGCGCTGATGGAGATCGAGCGGTTGCGGGTGACGGCTTTGACCGCGAACGTCGTTGAGGCGTGA
- a CDS encoding glycoside hydrolase family 65 protein, translated as MSADPLDRGRFPADPWALVETGYRPDDLGVTETLFAVGNGYLGMRGNPEEGRPSYAHGTFVNGFHETWPIRHAESAFGFARTGQTIVNAPDTKVLKIYVDDEPLTFGTADLEHYERRLDFRDGILRRHLIWRTPSGKRVRIDSTRMVSMSQRHLAVMTLEVEMLSGDAPVVISSQILNRQDGLDEYRAVHPVPGDVVDPRRAAAFGERVLLPRLSYATDDRMGLAYQCAHSGMTIAVAADHVLHTTDVHEALPRCTDDQAKTVIRVDATRGTTMRLEKTVAYHTSRVAPVRELSDRCDRTLDRARRHGVEHYLADQRDWFSDFWDSADVEIAGSTPEHRALQQATRFNLFSLAQATGRIDGLGVPAKGVTGSGYEGHYFWDTEIYVVPFLSYTRPEVARNALHFRSVMLPAARERAREMAQSGAMYPWRTINGEEASAYYAAGSAQVHIDADIAYALVKYVRATGDYGFLIREGIDILVETARMWADLGFWRSNGGPTFHIHGVTGPDEYTTVVNNNLFTNVMARFNLEQAVESLERIRAYHPDDYVRVVARLRVDPDEVAEWRACAKGMTIPYDEGLGIHPQDDYFLDREVWDLSRTPAELRPLLLHYHPLVIYRFQVLKQADVVLALLLQGDRFTLEEKRADFEYYDPITTGDSTLSAVVQSVIAAEVGYHEAALHYFHESLYVDLANLHGNTVDGLHIASTGGVWNALVFGFGGMRDHGGRLSFDPRLPVSWPGLTFRICWHGSRILVEITEDRVVFTVTAAGEEAVPLTVRGTEYVLTADAPLVVDLPDQGDRIDGLLGEHPIIGGTRADGSTITAGVPDPILPPEESDATGELPAYVDPPPPLPTQG; from the coding sequence ATGAGCGCCGACCCGCTCGACCGGGGCCGGTTCCCCGCCGACCCGTGGGCGCTGGTCGAGACCGGCTACCGCCCCGACGACCTGGGCGTGACCGAGACGCTCTTCGCGGTCGGGAACGGCTACCTCGGCATGCGCGGCAATCCCGAGGAGGGCCGCCCGTCGTACGCCCACGGGACGTTCGTGAACGGCTTCCACGAGACCTGGCCGATCCGGCATGCGGAGTCGGCGTTCGGCTTCGCGCGCACCGGCCAGACCATCGTGAACGCGCCGGACACCAAGGTCCTCAAGATCTACGTCGACGACGAGCCGCTCACCTTCGGCACTGCCGACCTCGAGCACTACGAGCGCCGGCTCGACTTCCGCGACGGCATCCTGCGTCGCCACCTGATCTGGCGTACCCCGTCGGGCAAGCGGGTCCGGATCGACTCCACCCGGATGGTCTCGATGTCGCAGCGGCACCTCGCCGTGATGACCCTCGAGGTCGAGATGCTGAGCGGCGACGCCCCCGTGGTGATCTCCTCGCAGATCCTGAACCGGCAGGACGGCCTGGACGAGTACCGCGCGGTGCACCCGGTGCCCGGCGACGTGGTCGACCCGCGCCGCGCGGCGGCGTTCGGCGAGCGGGTGCTGCTGCCTCGACTCAGCTACGCCACCGACGACCGGATGGGGCTGGCCTACCAGTGCGCCCACTCCGGGATGACGATCGCGGTGGCCGCCGACCACGTCCTGCACACCACCGACGTGCACGAGGCGTTGCCGCGCTGCACCGACGACCAGGCCAAGACGGTGATCCGGGTCGACGCGACCCGGGGCACGACGATGCGGCTGGAGAAGACGGTCGCCTACCACACCTCCCGGGTCGCCCCGGTCCGCGAGCTCTCCGACCGCTGCGACCGCACCCTCGACCGGGCCCGGAGGCACGGGGTCGAGCACTACCTGGCCGACCAGCGCGACTGGTTCTCCGACTTCTGGGACAGCGCCGACGTGGAGATCGCCGGCAGCACCCCCGAGCACCGCGCGCTGCAGCAGGCGACCCGTTTCAACCTGTTCAGCCTCGCCCAGGCCACCGGCCGCATCGACGGGCTCGGCGTACCGGCGAAGGGTGTGACCGGCTCCGGCTACGAGGGCCACTACTTCTGGGACACCGAGATCTACGTGGTCCCGTTCCTCAGCTACACCCGCCCGGAGGTGGCGCGCAACGCGCTGCACTTCCGGTCGGTCATGCTGCCCGCGGCCCGCGAGCGGGCCCGCGAGATGGCGCAGAGCGGCGCGATGTACCCCTGGCGCACCATCAACGGTGAAGAGGCCTCGGCGTACTACGCCGCGGGGTCTGCGCAGGTGCACATCGACGCGGACATCGCCTACGCGCTGGTGAAGTACGTCCGGGCGACCGGTGACTACGGCTTCTTGATCCGCGAGGGCATCGACATCCTGGTCGAGACCGCCCGGATGTGGGCGGACCTCGGGTTCTGGCGCAGCAACGGCGGGCCCACGTTCCACATCCACGGCGTCACCGGTCCGGACGAGTACACGACCGTCGTCAACAACAACCTGTTCACGAACGTGATGGCCCGGTTCAACCTCGAGCAGGCCGTCGAGTCGCTGGAGCGGATCCGTGCCTACCACCCCGACGACTACGTGCGCGTGGTCGCCCGGCTGCGCGTGGACCCCGACGAGGTCGCTGAGTGGCGTGCCTGTGCGAAGGGCATGACGATCCCGTACGACGAGGGGCTCGGCATTCACCCGCAGGACGACTACTTCCTCGACCGCGAGGTGTGGGACCTGTCCCGCACGCCGGCCGAGCTGCGCCCGCTGCTGCTGCACTACCACCCACTGGTGATCTACCGGTTCCAGGTGCTCAAGCAGGCCGACGTCGTGCTGGCGCTGCTGCTCCAGGGCGACCGCTTCACGCTCGAGGAGAAGCGCGCCGACTTCGAGTACTACGACCCGATCACCACCGGCGACTCCACGCTGTCGGCGGTCGTGCAGTCGGTGATCGCCGCCGAGGTGGGCTACCACGAGGCGGCGCTGCACTACTTCCACGAGTCGCTCTACGTCGACCTCGCGAACCTGCACGGCAACACCGTCGACGGGCTGCACATCGCCTCGACCGGCGGGGTATGGAACGCACTGGTCTTCGGTTTCGGTGGCATGCGCGACCACGGGGGGCGGCTCAGCTTCGACCCGCGGCTTCCGGTCAGCTGGCCGGGTCTGACGTTCCGGATCTGCTGGCATGGCTCGCGGATCCTCGTCGAGATCACCGAGGACCGGGTGGTGTTCACGGTCACGGCCGCGGGCGAGGAGGCGGTGCCGCTGACCGTGCGCGGCACGGAGTACGTCCTGACCGCGGACGCTCCCCTGGTCGTCGACCTGCCCGACCAGGGCGACCGGATCGACGGGCTGCTCGGCGAGCACCCGATCATCGGCGGCACCCGCGCCGACGGCAGCACGATCACCGCCGGCGTCCCCGACCCGATCCTGCCCCCCGAGGAGAGCGACGCGACCGGCGAGCTGCCGGCGTACGTCGACCCGCCCCCGCCGCTGCCGACCCAGGGCTGA